The following coding sequences lie in one Myxococcus xanthus genomic window:
- a CDS encoding tetratricopeptide repeat protein, translating to MTIRHLRSRPWIRAAVLGVGLLTGCSTTSSTSAKARPTDPLSQARAYLDEHQPTKALGLLTDLHRQTPDDLDVARSLTEAYVKAGQTDAWIAELQKRIAAGERAVDQYMLGLALFSRARDAGAPSVAAFERATTLAPDTAEFHYRLGLAQLESEQYTEALGPLRRATALAPDRTAWRLPLAKALHRTGDAPGAVEALGTVVRGQPTPADVTTARALMEQIADPFSGFPKAAEAKLEEGMRYLKDLDAPQHAILAFEEILLDYPDVAVVHALLGLAYQRLDDAGRAVDEFKQAIERAPRDGKNHFYLGELYLARQRPDAARVSFEKAVALHPLLETAWFHLGDIHLERRDLTAARESFTVATSLAPEAVAMRGKLALVYQLEGDFAAAERELRRVVKKDPENMEFSLRLGLLYTEQAMKASRPEARKTAASEAERWLMKVLETQPENAVASRALQQLKAQ from the coding sequence ATGACCATTCGCCACCTCCGTTCCCGTCCCTGGATTCGCGCCGCGGTTCTCGGCGTGGGCCTCCTGACTGGTTGCAGCACCACCTCCTCGACCTCCGCCAAGGCGCGCCCCACCGATCCGCTCTCCCAGGCGCGGGCCTACCTGGACGAGCATCAGCCCACGAAGGCCCTGGGGCTGCTGACGGACCTGCACCGGCAAACGCCGGACGACCTGGACGTGGCGCGCTCGCTCACCGAGGCCTACGTGAAGGCGGGGCAGACGGACGCGTGGATCGCGGAGCTCCAGAAACGCATCGCGGCGGGTGAGCGTGCGGTCGACCAGTACATGCTGGGCCTCGCCCTCTTCTCACGCGCTCGCGATGCGGGGGCGCCCAGCGTCGCCGCCTTCGAGCGCGCCACGACCCTGGCACCGGACACTGCGGAGTTCCACTACCGGCTGGGGCTCGCGCAGCTGGAGTCCGAACAGTACACGGAGGCGCTCGGGCCCCTGCGGCGCGCCACGGCGTTGGCGCCAGACCGCACCGCCTGGCGCCTGCCGCTGGCCAAGGCGCTGCACCGAACGGGAGACGCGCCCGGGGCCGTGGAAGCCCTGGGCACGGTGGTGCGGGGCCAGCCCACGCCGGCCGACGTCACCACCGCGCGGGCACTGATGGAGCAAATCGCGGATCCCTTCTCCGGCTTCCCCAAGGCCGCCGAGGCCAAGCTGGAAGAAGGCATGCGCTACCTCAAGGACCTGGATGCGCCCCAGCACGCCATCCTCGCCTTCGAGGAAATCCTGCTCGACTACCCGGACGTCGCGGTCGTGCATGCCCTGCTGGGCCTGGCCTACCAACGCCTGGATGACGCGGGTCGCGCGGTGGATGAGTTCAAGCAGGCCATCGAACGCGCCCCCCGCGACGGCAAGAACCACTTCTATCTGGGCGAGCTCTACCTGGCGCGCCAGCGCCCCGACGCGGCCCGTGTCTCCTTCGAGAAAGCCGTGGCGCTCCATCCGTTGCTGGAGACCGCGTGGTTCCACCTGGGTGACATCCACCTGGAGCGCAGGGACCTCACGGCCGCCCGCGAGTCCTTCACCGTGGCCACCTCCCTGGCACCGGAAGCCGTGGCGATGCGAGGCAAGCTGGCGCTCGTGTACCAACTGGAGGGTGACTTCGCCGCCGCCGAGCGCGAGCTGCGCCGCGTGGTCAAAAAGGACCCGGAGAACATGGAGTTCAGCCTGCGGCTGGGGCTGCTCTACACCGAGCAGGCTATGAAGGCCTCGCGTCCCGAGGCACGGAAGACCGCAGCCAGTGAGGCCGAGCGCTGGCTGATGAAGGTGTTGGAGACCCAGCCTGAAAACGCGGTGGCGTCACGAGCGCTTCAGCAACTCAAGGCACAGTAG
- a CDS encoding lysophospholipid acyltransferase family protein, producing MRKLFCIFVAGVWTLFCFPLAILAMLLTLNPSRSIWVARELWSPVLLWAGGAKLEVIGQENVDPNRPTIYVANHQSTIDIPAHFLAVPVPFRYVAKTQLKWVPLIGWYLALAGHVFINRSNRSKAIASLNAAAAKIRGGTSIFLYPEGTRSTDGRVLPFKKGPFALALKARVPVCPVTIEGSGDLMPKSTWNITPGPIRVKIGKPIDTTTFAENDREGLARAVRAVIIADSLSLGGKGGDVDDAVAAAGAEGVSDARARALSST from the coding sequence ATGCGCAAGCTCTTTTGCATTTTCGTGGCGGGCGTCTGGACGCTCTTCTGTTTCCCCCTTGCCATCTTGGCGATGCTGCTCACGCTCAACCCATCGCGCTCCATCTGGGTGGCGCGCGAGCTCTGGTCGCCCGTGCTGCTGTGGGCAGGGGGCGCGAAGCTGGAAGTCATCGGCCAGGAGAACGTGGACCCGAATCGGCCCACCATCTATGTGGCCAACCACCAGTCCACCATCGACATCCCGGCGCACTTCCTGGCCGTCCCCGTCCCTTTCCGCTACGTCGCCAAGACGCAGCTCAAGTGGGTGCCCCTCATCGGCTGGTACCTGGCGCTCGCGGGCCACGTCTTCATCAACCGGTCCAACCGCTCCAAGGCCATTGCCTCGCTCAACGCGGCAGCGGCCAAGATTCGCGGCGGCACCAGCATCTTCCTGTATCCGGAAGGCACCCGCTCGACGGACGGCCGCGTCCTGCCCTTCAAGAAGGGCCCCTTCGCCCTGGCGCTGAAGGCCCGCGTCCCCGTCTGCCCCGTCACCATCGAGGGCTCCGGCGACCTGATGCCCAAGTCCACCTGGAACATCACCCCCGGTCCCATCCGCGTGAAGATTGGCAAGCCCATCGACACGACCACGTTCGCCGAGAACGACCGCGAAGGGCTGGCCCGAGCCGTCCGCGCCGTCATCATCGCGGACAGCCTGTCCCTCGGGGGCAAGGGCGGCGACGTGGATGACGCCGTGGCCGCCGCGGGCGCCGAGGGCGTCAGCGACGCGCGCGCCCGAGCCCTCTCCTCCACCTGA
- a CDS encoding deoxynucleoside kinase: MARKKFIAIAGNIGAGKTELTSFLCRKYGLTPSFEPNDQNPYLADFYKDMKTWAFRSQLFFLTHKFRLHRELERTSGTVLQDRTLYEDAEIFAKNLHRQRLIDKRDWKTYCELYETISESLRPPDLMIYLRCPVQTIRERIRIRGRAMERDIPTRYLQRLNALYEEWFEGYRLSPVLVLPTDKLDYLTNLVDRVDLFRQIEKHL, from the coding sequence GTGGCCAGGAAAAAGTTCATCGCCATCGCGGGCAACATCGGCGCCGGAAAGACGGAGCTGACGTCCTTCCTCTGCCGGAAGTACGGGTTGACGCCCTCCTTCGAACCCAACGACCAGAACCCCTATCTGGCAGACTTCTACAAGGACATGAAGACGTGGGCGTTCCGCTCACAGCTCTTCTTCTTGACGCACAAGTTCCGCCTGCACCGGGAGCTGGAGCGCACCTCCGGGACGGTGCTTCAGGACCGCACCCTCTATGAGGACGCGGAGATCTTCGCCAAGAACCTCCACCGGCAGCGGCTCATCGACAAGCGGGACTGGAAGACGTACTGCGAGCTGTACGAGACGATTTCGGAGTCGTTGCGCCCCCCCGACCTGATGATCTACCTCCGCTGCCCGGTGCAGACGATTCGTGAGCGCATCCGCATCCGCGGCCGGGCCATGGAGCGGGACATCCCCACCCGCTACCTGCAGCGCCTCAACGCCCTCTACGAGGAGTGGTTCGAGGGCTACCGCCTGTCGCCGGTGCTCGTGCTTCCCACGGACAAGCTCGACTATTTGACCAACCTGGTGGACCGCGTGGACCTCTTTCGGCAGATCGAGAAGCACCTGTGA
- a CDS encoding DUF2314 domain-containing protein, translating into MMEVYLLATEQEGSAPLDALRASFANDEVEFTPDADGEGFTLRADGSEVLVRLTRGSEGLPRFRKEVFSGSPEAFERLGRAKAYYHLSVEPGGAQPTLPVFEALWAVRTLLEHVQGVLVDLTAFKLHEPDDVAEITELDFDIRDHVHLHAVEATEGDTPLWVHSHGMEKFGARDLEIFHLAEKDLLAAESFLHELCTDLAFGQGPALRTQVGTSEGQVFTLVPSEEARANLLGVPLDTFEGHEGLFLTVVSPLGRHNTSQLLEPYRERFEKEPEEQTQAMRREAQLVLPSFLARFQRKGLMEPLTFLVRAPFDTHPEGNTVTENLWLEVMGRDEGSVVGKLVDGAVHTTEWRKGAHVEVAETQVNALAISREGRALDERELRELLNAERPM; encoded by the coding sequence GTGATGGAGGTCTACCTGCTGGCGACGGAGCAGGAGGGCTCGGCTCCGCTTGATGCACTGCGCGCGTCCTTCGCGAACGATGAGGTGGAGTTCACCCCGGACGCGGACGGCGAGGGTTTCACGCTGCGGGCGGACGGCTCCGAGGTGCTGGTGCGTCTGACGCGGGGCTCCGAGGGACTGCCGCGCTTCCGCAAGGAGGTGTTCAGCGGCAGCCCGGAGGCCTTCGAGCGGCTGGGGCGCGCCAAGGCCTACTACCATCTGTCCGTGGAGCCGGGCGGGGCGCAGCCCACGCTGCCTGTCTTCGAGGCCCTGTGGGCCGTGCGCACGCTGCTGGAGCACGTGCAGGGCGTGCTGGTGGACCTCACGGCCTTCAAGCTTCATGAGCCCGACGACGTGGCGGAAATCACGGAGCTGGACTTCGACATCCGCGACCACGTCCACCTCCATGCCGTGGAGGCGACGGAGGGGGACACGCCCTTGTGGGTGCACTCGCACGGGATGGAGAAGTTCGGGGCCCGGGACCTGGAAATCTTCCACCTGGCCGAGAAGGACCTGCTGGCCGCGGAGAGCTTCCTTCACGAGCTGTGCACCGACCTGGCCTTCGGGCAGGGGCCAGCGCTGCGCACCCAGGTAGGCACCAGCGAGGGACAGGTCTTCACGCTCGTGCCCTCGGAAGAGGCCCGCGCCAACCTGTTGGGCGTCCCCCTAGACACCTTCGAGGGCCACGAGGGGCTCTTCCTCACGGTGGTGTCCCCGCTGGGCCGGCACAACACGTCCCAGTTGTTGGAACCCTATCGCGAGCGCTTCGAGAAGGAGCCGGAGGAGCAGACGCAGGCCATGCGGCGGGAGGCCCAGCTGGTGCTCCCGTCCTTCCTGGCGCGCTTCCAGCGCAAGGGCCTGATGGAGCCACTCACCTTCCTGGTGCGTGCTCCCTTCGACACCCATCCCGAAGGGAACACCGTCACGGAGAACTTGTGGTTGGAGGTCATGGGCAGGGACGAGGGCTCCGTGGTGGGCAAGCTCGTTGATGGCGCGGTGCATACAACCGAGTGGCGCAAGGGTGCCCACGTAGAGGTCGCGGAGACCCAGGTCAACGCGCTGGCCATCAGCCGGGAAGGCCGGGCGTTGGACGAGCGGGAACTCCGTGAACTCCTGAACGCCGAACGGCCGATGTAG
- a CDS encoding FHA domain-containing protein — MPALLLLTGPSAGRRHDVLVEATIGRSPSCEIPLDDHQVSRKHALISVLDGQARIRDLRSRNGTFVNGERLVDEVVLKPGDQVRVGATTALFEPPPVTLVADGPEKMGQVPIEEVLPHVGTAAAIYSAGIALLGATSGALVLRRLADEVAHALNADRAAALLGSSDGLLTAAVAGAEALTMPRALAQAALERKELVQTDDVLCAPLVASGGMPFGVLYVTRAEPKFSEGEGQLLAALGRLGGEAYTTVRSRVDAEPPVAALSGTSRPLRALLELARRVAASAAPVVIHGEPGVGKALLARFVHARSPRALGPFIVVDCREPAEAVEEALFGRASAPGQPPVVSALLRADGGSLVLLHVESLARPASERLARALARRSAPARHGGEEPVDVRVLATAPASVSLLAARGDVESSLARALSGFELDAPPIRERRADVLPLLEQFAARAARRIRKEPPTLSPEARRLLTEYAWPQNLRELELVGERLGLLYAASRVGALQLPPEFQEGGDEGAKTLQGRVARLERDAIAEALREASGKKVRAAALLGISRPTLDKKIEEYGLAVERGRRE, encoded by the coding sequence ATGCCCGCCCTCCTGCTGCTCACCGGTCCTTCCGCGGGGCGTCGTCACGACGTGCTCGTGGAGGCGACGATTGGCCGCAGCCCGTCGTGTGAAATCCCGCTGGATGACCATCAGGTCTCCCGCAAGCACGCGCTGATTTCCGTTCTCGACGGGCAGGCGCGCATCCGCGACTTGCGCTCGCGCAACGGGACGTTCGTCAACGGCGAGCGCCTCGTGGATGAGGTGGTGCTCAAGCCCGGTGACCAGGTGCGCGTGGGCGCGACGACGGCCCTCTTCGAGCCGCCTCCAGTGACCCTGGTGGCCGACGGGCCGGAGAAGATGGGGCAGGTGCCCATCGAGGAAGTGTTGCCTCACGTGGGCACGGCGGCGGCGATTTACTCGGCGGGCATCGCCCTGCTGGGAGCGACGAGTGGCGCCCTGGTGCTGCGGCGCCTGGCGGATGAGGTCGCGCACGCACTCAATGCCGACCGCGCGGCCGCGCTGCTGGGGAGCAGTGATGGCTTGCTCACCGCGGCGGTGGCGGGCGCGGAGGCGCTGACGATGCCGCGCGCGCTGGCGCAGGCCGCGCTGGAGCGCAAGGAGTTGGTCCAGACGGATGACGTCCTCTGCGCGCCCCTGGTCGCCTCAGGCGGCATGCCCTTCGGCGTGCTGTACGTGACGCGAGCGGAGCCGAAGTTCAGTGAGGGCGAGGGCCAGTTGCTCGCGGCGCTGGGACGGTTGGGTGGCGAGGCCTACACCACCGTGCGCTCCCGCGTGGATGCGGAGCCGCCAGTGGCCGCGCTCTCCGGTACGTCCCGGCCGCTGCGGGCCTTGCTGGAGCTGGCGCGCCGGGTGGCCGCCAGCGCCGCGCCGGTGGTGATTCATGGCGAGCCGGGCGTGGGCAAGGCGCTGCTGGCTCGCTTCGTCCATGCGCGTTCACCTCGGGCCCTGGGGCCTTTCATCGTGGTGGACTGCCGGGAGCCGGCCGAGGCCGTGGAGGAGGCGCTGTTCGGCAGGGCGAGCGCGCCCGGGCAGCCGCCTGTCGTGTCCGCGCTGCTTCGCGCGGATGGGGGCTCGCTGGTGCTGCTTCATGTGGAATCGCTCGCGCGGCCAGCTTCGGAGCGGCTTGCGAGGGCCCTGGCGCGTCGCTCGGCGCCCGCGCGGCACGGCGGCGAGGAGCCCGTGGACGTGCGGGTGCTGGCCACCGCGCCTGCGTCGGTGTCGTTGCTGGCGGCGCGCGGCGACGTGGAGTCCTCGTTGGCTCGGGCGCTGTCGGGCTTCGAACTGGACGCTCCGCCCATCCGTGAGCGGCGCGCGGACGTGCTGCCGCTGCTGGAGCAGTTCGCGGCGCGCGCGGCCCGCCGGATTCGCAAGGAGCCACCGACGCTCAGTCCCGAGGCCCGGCGGCTGCTGACGGAGTACGCGTGGCCGCAGAACCTGCGGGAGCTGGAGCTGGTGGGGGAGCGACTGGGCCTGCTGTACGCGGCGAGCCGAGTGGGCGCGCTGCAACTGCCCCCGGAGTTCCAGGAGGGCGGCGACGAGGGCGCGAAGACACTGCAGGGACGCGTGGCTCGGCTGGAGCGCGATGCCATCGCCGAGGCTTTGCGCGAGGCGTCGGGAAAGAAGGTTCGCGCCGCGGCGCTGCTCGGCATCAGCCGGCCCACGCTGGACAAGAAGATCGAGGAGTACGGGCTCGCGGTGGAGCGGGGTCGCCGGGAGTGA
- a CDS encoding DMT family transporter, with protein sequence MSTPTTAVVPAPSRGFSVSDLAIVGVVIAWGTNYTVVKEAMETLPPLAFMSLRFTIAALAMGALLLGVEGWKPLPRPVFLKLLGLGLVGNTVYQLCFILGLANTSVANSGMLTAVTPVLVATLGAMFGVDRLTRPLVAALALGVLGMLLVLGGRGASEHGASLLGDGLIVGASLCWAIYTVGIRTVGPEVSALRITAISMLTGAPGVVLAGVPELLRLETENIRASAWAGVVYSALVPLVLAYFIWGRTVQKVGSSRAGLYNTGIPVVAALTAWAVRGERPTWMQVFGAGLVLSGVLLSRRKS encoded by the coding sequence GTGTCCACGCCCACCACCGCCGTTGTGCCCGCCCCCTCACGCGGATTCTCCGTGTCCGACCTGGCCATCGTCGGTGTCGTGATTGCCTGGGGCACCAACTACACGGTGGTGAAGGAGGCGATGGAGACGCTCCCTCCCCTGGCCTTCATGTCGCTGCGCTTCACCATCGCGGCGTTGGCCATGGGCGCGCTGCTCCTCGGCGTCGAAGGCTGGAAGCCGCTTCCCCGCCCGGTGTTCCTCAAGCTGCTGGGGCTGGGGCTGGTGGGCAACACCGTGTACCAGCTGTGCTTCATCCTCGGCCTGGCGAACACCTCGGTGGCGAACAGCGGGATGCTGACGGCGGTGACGCCAGTGCTGGTGGCCACGCTCGGCGCCATGTTCGGCGTGGATCGACTCACCCGCCCGCTCGTCGCGGCACTGGCGCTGGGCGTGTTGGGGATGCTGCTGGTGCTGGGGGGACGCGGCGCGTCCGAACATGGCGCGTCCTTGCTTGGCGACGGGCTCATCGTCGGCGCGAGCCTCTGCTGGGCCATCTACACGGTGGGCATCCGCACCGTGGGTCCGGAGGTGTCCGCGCTGCGCATCACCGCCATCAGCATGCTCACGGGCGCACCGGGCGTGGTGCTCGCGGGAGTGCCCGAGCTGTTGCGCCTGGAAACCGAGAACATCCGCGCCAGCGCCTGGGCAGGCGTCGTGTACTCGGCGCTGGTGCCGCTGGTGCTCGCGTACTTCATCTGGGGCCGCACCGTGCAGAAGGTGGGCAGCAGCCGCGCGGGGCTCTACAACACGGGCATCCCCGTGGTGGCCGCCCTCACGGCGTGGGCCGTGCGTGGAGAGCGGCCCACCTGGATGCAGGTGTTCGGAGCGGGACTCGTCCTCTCCGGCGTGCTGCTCAGCCGGCGGAAGTCTTAG
- a CDS encoding pseudouridine-5'-phosphate glycosidase has translation MDLRFSEEVRRALEAGQPLVALETSVVAQGLPYPDNLAAARACEEAIRRAGAVPAATALIDGQLCIGLEEPEMRRLAEGKERLLKVGSRDLAIAMATRATGGTTVSATCEMAAAAGIRVFSTGGIGGVHRGASEHFDISQDIAALARFPVAVVCAGAKSVLDLPKTMELLETAGVPVIGVGTDELPSFYSRGSGIPLEHRADDVDTAARIARARFETLKQGGVLYTVPPPEETSLPRNEVELHIAATLADADRQGIRGKAVTPFLLTEMAKRTGGKTLKANLALLTNNARFAGQLAVAYARAS, from the coding sequence ATGGACCTACGCTTTTCGGAAGAGGTGCGCCGCGCGCTCGAGGCCGGCCAACCGCTGGTGGCCCTGGAGACGAGCGTCGTGGCCCAGGGCCTTCCGTATCCGGACAACCTGGCCGCGGCCCGGGCATGCGAGGAGGCCATCCGCCGCGCTGGCGCCGTTCCCGCCGCCACCGCCCTCATCGACGGGCAGCTGTGCATCGGGCTGGAGGAGCCGGAGATGCGCCGGCTGGCGGAGGGCAAGGAGCGCCTGCTCAAGGTGGGGTCCCGGGACCTGGCCATCGCCATGGCCACGCGCGCCACGGGAGGCACCACCGTGAGCGCCACGTGTGAGATGGCCGCCGCCGCGGGCATCCGTGTCTTCTCCACCGGTGGCATTGGGGGTGTGCACCGCGGGGCGTCGGAGCACTTCGACATCTCCCAGGACATCGCCGCGCTGGCTCGCTTCCCCGTCGCCGTGGTGTGCGCGGGCGCGAAGTCCGTGCTGGACCTGCCCAAGACGATGGAGCTGCTGGAGACGGCCGGCGTGCCCGTCATCGGCGTGGGGACGGACGAACTGCCGTCGTTCTACAGCCGGGGTTCCGGCATTCCCCTGGAGCACCGCGCGGATGACGTGGACACGGCCGCCCGCATCGCCCGCGCCCGCTTCGAGACACTGAAGCAGGGTGGGGTGCTCTACACCGTGCCTCCACCCGAGGAGACGTCCCTGCCTCGCAACGAGGTGGAGTTGCACATCGCCGCGACGCTCGCCGACGCGGACCGGCAGGGCATCCGCGGCAAGGCCGTGACGCCCTTCCTCCTGACGGAGATGGCGAAGCGCACCGGGGGCAAGACGCTCAAGGCCAACCTGGCGCTGCTCACCAACAACGCGCGCTTCGCCGGTCAGCTCGCCGTGGCGTACGCACGCGCGAGCTGA
- a CDS encoding GAF domain-containing protein, with protein MAEVTLDLRGMPKAEAYAELKQHARAVLEGIDDDITGMATLSCLLHHAFGHLWTGFYRVVTPGKLLRVGPYQGTLGCLEIPFGKGVCGAAAAKGETVVVADVHAFPGHITCDGRSASEIVVPVFGRNRELLAVLDIDSEHKGTFDEVDRRELEDLVRWFQK; from the coding sequence ATGGCGGAAGTCACCCTGGATCTGCGCGGCATGCCCAAGGCCGAAGCCTACGCCGAGCTGAAGCAGCATGCGCGCGCGGTGCTCGAGGGCATCGATGACGACATCACCGGCATGGCCACCCTGAGCTGCCTGCTGCACCACGCCTTCGGGCACTTGTGGACGGGCTTCTACCGCGTCGTCACGCCGGGCAAGCTGCTCCGCGTGGGCCCCTACCAGGGCACGCTCGGGTGCCTGGAAATCCCCTTCGGAAAGGGCGTGTGCGGCGCCGCCGCGGCGAAGGGCGAGACGGTGGTGGTGGCGGACGTCCACGCCTTCCCCGGTCACATCACCTGCGACGGACGCTCAGCGTCGGAGATTGTCGTCCCGGTGTTCGGCCGCAACCGGGAGCTGCTCGCCGTGCTCGACATCGACTCCGAGCACAAGGGCACCTTCGACGAGGTGGACCGCCGCGAACTGGAAGATCTGGTGCGCTGGTTCCAGAAGTAG
- a CDS encoding SIR2 family NAD-dependent protein deacylase — MDSLILDSNTWLLVLTGAGVSAESGVPTFRGMSGLWEDQPVEAVASPEGFRKDPALVWRFYSERRKAAAAVHPNPGHEALVAWERHLGDRFLLATQNVDGLHTRAGSQRVVEMHGNLFKTRCSGCERPPFEDTTVYPTGSVPECDACGKRLRPHIVWFGEYLDPADIQRIEDFSLRAATSGGRFVFLAAGTSGAVYPAAGIVDQVRKAGGKTWLVNLDPAENSNRFEHRVVGKSGEVLPTLAKLA; from the coding sequence ATGGATTCGCTCATCCTCGATTCGAATACCTGGCTGCTCGTTCTCACGGGCGCGGGAGTCTCCGCTGAAAGCGGAGTTCCCACCTTCCGCGGGATGAGCGGACTCTGGGAGGACCAGCCCGTGGAGGCCGTGGCGTCGCCCGAGGGCTTCCGGAAGGACCCGGCGCTGGTGTGGCGCTTCTACTCGGAGCGCCGCAAGGCCGCCGCCGCCGTCCACCCCAACCCGGGCCACGAGGCGCTCGTCGCCTGGGAGCGCCATCTGGGGGACCGCTTCCTGCTCGCCACCCAGAACGTCGACGGCCTGCACACGCGCGCCGGAAGTCAGCGGGTGGTGGAGATGCACGGCAACCTCTTCAAGACGCGCTGCAGCGGCTGCGAGCGGCCCCCGTTTGAGGACACCACCGTGTACCCCACGGGGTCGGTGCCCGAGTGCGACGCGTGTGGAAAGCGGCTGCGGCCCCACATCGTCTGGTTCGGCGAATACCTGGACCCGGCGGACATCCAGCGCATCGAGGACTTCTCGCTGCGGGCCGCCACCTCGGGTGGACGCTTCGTCTTCCTGGCGGCGGGGACTTCTGGCGCTGTGTACCCGGCCGCTGGAATCGTGGACCAGGTGCGCAAGGCGGGCGGGAAGACGTGGCTCGTCAACCTGGACCCGGCGGAGAACTCCAACCGCTTCGAGCACCGCGTCGTAGGCAAGAGCGGGGAAGTCCTCCCGACACTCGCGAAGCTCGCCTGA
- a CDS encoding serine/threonine-protein kinase: MAAPCPHCGSTDGVDHLCSGQSLQLLGQVLDGRYKIESVLGQGGMGMVFRATQTSVQRPVAVKTLNPSLAAAPQFFERFRREAELASRLRHPNVITIFDFGRSPDGTCYYVMELLEGESLKETVKRQGPMSLRRALSLVEQASQGLAHAHAEGCVHRDLKPHNIMVQQLSGQDFVKVLDFGLVKAMESEEEEQLTSTGQVLGTPQYMPPEQAGGESVDQRSDLYSMAGVLYFCLTGSSPFGANTVRKALTASLTQAVPSVNTKRQGAPVPATLDAFFKKALAPEKEDRYQNAQEFIDAMLDTVADLSSEELDAMPSGGVASASERGSNSRSRSSRQGSQSGIRSSRVGASPTLGRGSTPSNVVVARAQGGGGATSSSPSRVRSQTSRSAPPPPPPEPEGMSTGKKVALIAVPLVLLGIGAAVVLGNQGGGSAPATPVVVNVPRDASPTTTQVATGTTGTPEESSVLTVSLDSTPSGASIYEGEEMVGTTPTKLQLRRDKVHSFSFRMPGHQDKELTLNLRRVAGDTQTANVVLEPVRAAAPGRSPRPPPKPSSPSGPDISVFE; this comes from the coding sequence ATGGCTGCCCCCTGTCCCCATTGTGGAAGCACCGACGGCGTCGACCACCTCTGCTCAGGCCAGAGCCTCCAGCTCCTCGGCCAGGTGCTCGACGGCCGTTATAAAATCGAAAGCGTCCTGGGCCAGGGCGGCATGGGCATGGTGTTCCGCGCCACCCAGACGTCCGTGCAACGACCGGTGGCGGTGAAGACGCTCAACCCGTCGCTGGCCGCCGCCCCCCAGTTCTTCGAGCGCTTTCGCCGGGAGGCGGAGCTCGCCAGCCGACTGCGGCACCCCAACGTCATCACCATCTTCGACTTCGGCCGGTCGCCGGACGGCACCTGCTACTACGTGATGGAGCTCCTGGAAGGCGAAAGCCTGAAGGAGACGGTGAAGCGCCAGGGCCCCATGTCCCTGCGCCGGGCATTGAGCCTCGTGGAGCAGGCGTCGCAGGGCCTGGCGCACGCGCACGCGGAAGGTTGTGTCCACCGCGACCTGAAGCCGCACAACATCATGGTGCAGCAGCTCAGCGGCCAGGACTTCGTCAAGGTGCTGGACTTCGGGCTGGTGAAGGCCATGGAGTCCGAGGAGGAGGAGCAGCTCACCTCGACCGGACAGGTGCTGGGCACGCCCCAGTACATGCCGCCCGAGCAGGCCGGCGGCGAGTCCGTGGACCAGCGCTCCGACCTCTACTCCATGGCGGGCGTTCTCTACTTCTGCCTCACCGGCAGCTCGCCCTTCGGCGCGAACACGGTGCGCAAGGCGCTGACGGCGTCGCTCACCCAGGCGGTGCCCTCCGTCAACACCAAGCGCCAGGGCGCCCCCGTGCCGGCCACGCTGGATGCCTTCTTCAAGAAGGCGCTCGCCCCGGAGAAGGAGGACCGGTACCAGAACGCGCAGGAGTTCATCGACGCGATGCTGGACACCGTGGCGGACCTCTCCTCCGAGGAGCTCGACGCGATGCCGAGCGGCGGCGTCGCCAGCGCCAGCGAGCGCGGCAGCAACAGCCGCAGCCGTTCCAGCCGTCAGGGCAGCCAGAGCGGCATCCGCTCCTCGCGGGTGGGCGCCTCGCCGACCCTGGGCCGGGGCTCCACGCCGTCCAACGTCGTCGTCGCCAGGGCCCAGGGCGGCGGTGGCGCCACCTCGTCCTCTCCCAGCCGCGTCCGCTCACAGACGTCGCGGTCCGCGCCGCCTCCCCCGCCTCCCGAGCCGGAGGGCATGTCCACCGGCAAGAAGGTGGCCCTGATCGCCGTGCCGCTGGTCCTGCTGGGTATTGGCGCGGCCGTGGTCCTCGGCAACCAGGGTGGCGGCAGCGCACCCGCGACGCCGGTGGTGGTGAACGTCCCCCGCGATGCGTCACCGACCACGACACAGGTCGCGACCGGCACGACGGGAACGCCCGAGGAGTCGTCCGTCCTCACGGTGAGCCTCGACTCGACGCCGTCCGGCGCATCCATCTACGAAGGCGAAGAGATGGTGGGCACCACGCCCACGAAGCTCCAGCTCCGCCGCGACAAGGTGCATTCCTTCAGCTTCCGCATGCCGGGGCACCAGGACAAGGAGCTCACGCTCAACCTGCGCCGGGTGGCCGGGGATACGCAGACGGCAAACGTGGTGCTGGAGCCCGTGCGAGCCGCGGCCCCTGGGCGTTCGCCTCGCCCCCCGCCGAAGCCGTCGAGCCCGTCCGGTCCGGACATCTCCGTCTTCGAGTAG